In a genomic window of Roseiflexus castenholzii DSM 13941:
- a CDS encoding ABC transporter substrate-binding protein — MSAETRDWRRSRRAFLRAAVGAGAGAILAACGQAAPTAPAATTAPAATTAPAAEATAPAQLPSPPAPGPLTAADAGGIEKLIERARAEGNLSTIALPDDWANYGEMKQKFLEKYPFIKHEDLNPDASSAQEIEAIKANAGSKGPQAPDVIDVGFTWGDTAKKEGLLQPYKVEKWDEIPETLKDPEGFWYADYYGVMAFEVNTQVVQNIPQDWSDLLKPEYKGQVALAGDPTGSGQAINAVWAAALGNGGSLDNPMPGLEFFKKLNEAGNLLPVVAKPATIAKGETPIALRWDYNALANRDQNAGNIDIAVVVPKSGSLAGVYVQAISAYAPRPHAARLWMEFLYSDEGQLIWLKGYATPARFEAMRKAGLIPQDLLDKLPKTDAPVAFPTGGQINAAFDMIKSNWPTVVGATVQ; from the coding sequence GTGAGTGCCGAAACCAGAGACTGGCGCCGATCGCGCCGGGCTTTTCTGCGTGCAGCGGTTGGCGCCGGTGCAGGCGCCATTCTTGCCGCCTGTGGCCAGGCTGCTCCAACAGCCCCGGCAGCAACGACCGCTCCGGCTGCGACCACGGCGCCCGCAGCCGAAGCAACCGCACCTGCCCAACTCCCATCGCCGCCTGCACCTGGTCCATTGACCGCTGCGGATGCCGGCGGCATAGAGAAGTTGATCGAACGGGCGCGCGCGGAAGGCAACCTGTCCACCATTGCGCTGCCGGACGATTGGGCAAACTATGGCGAGATGAAGCAGAAATTTCTCGAGAAGTATCCCTTCATCAAACACGAAGATCTCAATCCCGACGCCAGTTCCGCGCAGGAGATCGAGGCGATCAAAGCCAACGCTGGCAGCAAGGGCCCACAGGCGCCCGATGTAATCGATGTCGGGTTCACCTGGGGCGATACGGCAAAGAAAGAAGGTCTCCTCCAACCTTACAAGGTTGAGAAGTGGGATGAAATCCCGGAGACGCTGAAAGACCCCGAAGGGTTCTGGTATGCCGACTACTATGGCGTTATGGCGTTTGAAGTGAACACGCAGGTGGTTCAGAACATCCCGCAGGACTGGTCGGACCTGTTGAAGCCGGAGTATAAGGGGCAGGTGGCGCTGGCAGGCGACCCGACCGGTTCCGGGCAGGCGATCAACGCGGTGTGGGCTGCGGCGCTCGGCAACGGCGGCTCGCTCGACAATCCCATGCCGGGGCTGGAGTTCTTCAAGAAACTGAACGAGGCGGGCAACCTGCTGCCGGTTGTCGCCAAACCTGCAACCATCGCCAAGGGCGAAACGCCCATCGCGCTGCGCTGGGATTATAATGCGCTGGCAAACCGCGATCAGAACGCCGGGAATATCGACATCGCCGTGGTTGTGCCGAAAAGCGGATCGCTAGCCGGCGTCTATGTGCAGGCGATCAGCGCCTATGCGCCACGCCCGCACGCAGCCCGGCTCTGGATGGAGTTCCTCTACTCCGATGAGGGTCAGTTGATCTGGCTTAAGGGGTACGCGACGCCGGCGCGCTTCGAGGCAATGCGCAAAGCCGGGTTGATCCCGCAGGATTTACTCGACAAATTGCCGAAGACCGATGCGCCTGTGGCGTTCCCAACCGGTGGTCAGATCAATGCTGCCTTCGACATGATCAAGAGCAACTGGCCTACGGTCGTTGGTGCAACGGTGCAGTAG